TGGGGAAAGATACAGCCACCGATCAAACCTCCGCCATGAAAGAAGCCTTTACACTCTTCGACACCGACGGCGACGGCAAGATCGCCCCATCGGAGCTCGGAATCCTCATGCGTTCACTCGGCGGAAACCCTACGCAAGCGCAGTTGAAATCCATCATCTCCGAAGAAAAACTCACATCTCCGTTTGACTTTAAACGTTTCACTGAGCTCATGAACAAGCACCTGAAACCGGAGCCCTTTGATCGACAGCTTCGTGACGCCTTCAAGGTTATTGATAAGGACGGAACCGGATACGTCGTCGTTGCGGATCTTAAACATATTTTGACGAGTATTGGGGAGAAGCTTGAGCCTGCGGAGTTTGATGAGTGGATCCGAGAGATTGATGTTGGATCCGATGGGAAGATTAAGTATGAGGAGTTTATTGCCAGAATGGTTGCCAAATGATTTGTAAGTTTTTGTTTTATTTCTGAATTGTATGGTTTTGGTTTATCTGTTTGACTtaaaatttgtttatttgttttttgaattttgagtttgttttgagtttttcatgttttgaaaacaCTGGATTTGGTAATACTAGTGattgttgtgtgtgtttttttttttttttttttttttttttttttttt
This genomic stretch from Helianthus annuus cultivar XRQ/B chromosome 8, HanXRQr2.0-SUNRISE, whole genome shotgun sequence harbors:
- the LOC110872820 gene encoding probable calcium-binding protein CML13, with product MGKDTATDQTSAMKEAFTLFDTDGDGKIAPSELGILMRSLGGNPTQAQLKSIISEEKLTSPFDFKRFTELMNKHLKPEPFDRQLRDAFKVIDKDGTGYVVVADLKHILTSIGEKLEPAEFDEWIREIDVGSDGKIKYEEFIARMVAK